A stretch of DNA from Bacteroidota bacterium:
GCGGCTGACGGTTCCACTTGAACTTCGGATTGGCGTGATGTACATGGAATGAGTCCTGGTCACCATGGTTCACATTGTAATCACCATAGTCGTAAGACAGGCCAGCTTTCACCTGCATAAAGCGGTTAACCTGGCTGGTAATGTCAAACTGTGCCATGTAGCGAACTACGTCAGACGTATCGCGACCACGACCGCCACCACCGAGGAGATTACCACCGAGGTAGATATCGCCCTGGCCACCTGGCTGCGGATCCCATGAAAGGGGCGCATCATCTACAGGCACACCAGCGATGGTGTTGATGATGTTTTCTGCGTTACGCGCTGGGCCCGGACGGGTGAAATATTCAGTTGACTGACGCTGGAAGCGTACTTCGTAGAATGTATTTGGGTTTACCGCATGCGTAAATTCAGCACCGATGTTAAACCGGTCGATGTCAGACAGCGTGTAGTTATTGTCCCGGAATACATGGTCACCGTTTGAGCGGACAGCCATCAAGTCGGAGCGGTTGTCCCACGGATAGTCGGGAGACTCGCCACGGTCAAAAGAGCTTACCCATGCCTGGTTACTGGTATTCATACCCAGTTCCTGTGCAAACAAACCGTTTACAACGAACTTCATACCGGTACCTACATCAGACGTCAACTTGAACTGTCCGGTGTAACCCTGGTATGCATCACGCTGCTGGGAAACGATATAGGCACGCTGCGTCTGGCGATAAGAAGCAAGGAAACGCAGGTTACCCAGTTTTTGTCCACCTGGCACGGGACCACCAATCGTGGCATCCACTTCAAAGTCAGGTGTTTCAGGCTCAAAGTCTTTGCGCAGGCGCCACATCATGAGTTCTTGCAGCTGCTCTGCAGAGAGGTCGTTGGTTGGGTCATCGTCGCCGGCCAGACGATCAGCAAACGAGTTAAATCCTTCCCATTGTGGATAAAACTCGCGCGTGTAGCGATCCCAGCCGCTTTCAGCAGTGTGTGTACCAACAAATGCTACGTCGGGGTCTACGTAGGGGCGCATGAAGAACGAGTCTTCATTACCAGGTTGTGGACCAAAATACTTTTTGGCCGGTGCGCTGTAGCGCATGACCGCATCTACCGTGTAGTTGGTGCGGCTTCCTTCTTTGGTTACGAGGTTGATCAAACCAGAGCGCAGGTTGCCATATTCAGCATTGAAACCACCCGTCTGAACCTGAACCTCGTCCACAGAGGTAAAACTCACGTTCATAAATGGTTCGGTGGTCCGGCCGCCGGCAGTAGACATCCCGTCTACAAGGAAAGCGATTTCATCGCGACCACCGCCACGAATAGAGAGTCCGGAATCGATACCGGCCTGCAGGTTGATCACTTCCGTTACACCAGCAACGGGGAGGTTTTCGATCTCGTCTGCAGTGAGTGTCGCGATGTTTGCAGAAACGTCGCGTTGTACAATCGGTCGTTCTGCCGTAACCACTACCTCATCAAGACCTACCTGCTCTTCCTGCATTAGGAAGTTTACTTCGGTAGTCAAGTTGGTACTGACACGGATACCTTCAGTGAGTCGGGTATTATAACCGACAAAAGAAGCACGGACTGCGTATGAACCGGGGCGAACGTTGATGATATTGTAATACCCATCAATGTCTGTTACAGCGCCCTGCGTTGAACCGTCGATAACGACGTTTACGCCAGGAAGCGCTTCCCCATTGCCTGCATCGGTAACACGACCGGAGATCTTGCCGGATTGTGCAACTGCTACTGCCGGCAGGAACAACGCTAGTAGGAATACAAGTGTGGTTGCCTTTCGCATGGTAGGTGCGTAGCTGGTTGGGTGAATGATGTTCACGATAAGTTAATTACGCTCATATACATGGCACCCGGACGCACAAAAGCGCTTCGCACTTGGGATGCGGCACACTGAACCATGGGATAACTCAGTAGCATATGTTCGATTGTAACTAACGGGGGCCCCCAAGTAGCCGGTAGCGAGGGCGGATCTTTTATGTAAAAGATGTAAATTAAATATTAAGATTTCAGCTAATAATCAAGGCACAATTCAGCGATAACTTATTCACTTCTGCTTAAAACCGCTGATATCCTCCCAATGATCGAATTCAATGCAGCGCTATTTACGACTAAAAAGGCTATTGTAAAAACGCTAAATTCGATAACAAAGCCGATTATCAAGCAGTTAGTTTCACCTGGCAGGCACAAGCGTCAAACGCGTCCGGCAAACTGCTATCGTAAGCAAAATAGATATTATCCTACTCGCAAATACATACCCCTAAATCATTGTAAATAAAAGAAGTACTGTCGCAGTTTTTTAGCAAGGAAATCCTGGTGCCGGCACTGTGCTGCGTGAAGAAACTCACTCCCTGCCACTCATATCCCACCAACAACACATGAGAACAAATTTGCAATAAAATGAGAAAAAATTGCAATTATGATCGCATGTTTCCCAGGTTAACTATGAGAATAAATAGAAGATTTTGTCAAATCCGTTACAAGTTGAATTTTTTTCTATGAAGGGACATGTAAATGGGTGTATGCGTAGCATTTGTGTAATTCCTACCCGCAGCTTGTATGGAAGCAGTACGATTGTGCTGCCTTTTCTAAAGACTGCTTTACCATCTGTCAAAGGTATCTGTGCATCT
This window harbors:
- a CDS encoding carboxypeptidase-like regulatory domain-containing protein; protein product: MRKATTLVFLLALFLPAVAVAQSGKISGRVTDAGNGEALPGVNVVIDGSTQGAVTDIDGYYNIINVRPGSYAVRASFVGYNTRLTEGIRVSTNLTTEVNFLMQEEQVGLDEVVVTAERPIVQRDVSANIATLTADEIENLPVAGVTEVINLQAGIDSGLSIRGGGRDEIAFLVDGMSTAGGRTTEPFMNVSFTSVDEVQVQTGGFNAEYGNLRSGLINLVTKEGSRTNYTVDAVMRYSAPAKKYFGPQPGNEDSFFMRPYVDPDVAFVGTHTAESGWDRYTREFYPQWEGFNSFADRLAGDDDPTNDLSAEQLQELMMWRLRKDFEPETPDFEVDATIGGPVPGGQKLGNLRFLASYRQTQRAYIVSQQRDAYQGYTGQFKLTSDVGTGMKFVVNGLFAQELGMNTSNQAWVSSFDRGESPDYPWDNRSDLMAVRSNGDHVFRDNNYTLSDIDRFNIGAEFTHAVNPNTFYEVRFQRQSTEYFTRPGPARNAENIINTIAGVPVDDAPLSWDPQPGGQGDIYLGGNLLGGGGRGRDTSDVVRYMAQFDITSQVNRFMQVKAGLSYDYGDYNVNHGDQDSFHVHHANPKFKWNRQPHVGGGYAQTKLEFQGMVANLGVRLDYFHAGGEWIEYDAYTRAFTAKFGSANLEENLPTEPTDRQVFLSPRVGVSFPITVNSKLYFNYGHFRQILDPLQLFLVRTEFFSQTAAIGNPNHPMPKTVAYEIGYEHNLFDQFL